GCTATCATCGTCGTTCGATTGCTGAAACTACCATGTTCCGCTTTAAGACTATTTTTGGGGGCAATCTCAGTGCGCGTCAATTTGACAATCAAGCCGTGGAATTGTTCATCAAATGTATTGCGCTCAACCGCATGATTCAGATCGCTAAACCCGATAGCTACAAAGTCGAAGCTTAATACCCGGACGACCTCAAGGTGAGCCTGATCATCCTTCTAATCATGCAACAAAGCCGAACTCATCTGCAAAACTCAAAAAAAATTCCAGCAGGGGTTGCAAAAAGACAGTCATTCTAGCTATTATTAGACTCGCGTTCCTCAGTAGCTCAGTGGTAGAGCGGTCGGCTGTTAACCGATTGGTCGCAGGTTCGAATCCTGCCTGGGGAGTTCAAAATTTAGGGGGATTTAACGATGGCTCAGCGTTCTCCGGTAGTTGCCGTGGTTGACTACGACATGGGCAACCTTCACTCCGCCTGCAAGGGTTTGGAGGTGGCTGGCGCTCAGACCGTCGTGACCGATTCCTACACTGATCTTTTAGCTGCCGACGCCGTTGTTCTGCCCGGAGTCGGTGCCTTTGATCCAGCCATCCAACATTTGCGATCGCGCGATTTGATTTCTCCAATTCAGGATATTGTGGCAAGTGGCAAACCTTTTCTTGGTATTTGCCTAGGACTGCAAATCTTGTTTGAGGGTAGCGAAGAAGGGCGTGAGCCTGGACTAGGAATCGTGAAAGGAACGGTACGCCGATTTCAACCCGAACCCGGCATCACAATTCCCCACATGGGCTGGAATCAGCTCGACCTTACCCAACCCCATAATCCCCTCTGGCAAAACCTGCCTGAACATCCTTGGGTTTATTTCGTTCACTCATATTACGCGGCTCCTGCTGGTCCCAATGTGAATGCAGCAACCATTACCCATGGCACTCAGACCGCTACCGCCGCGATCGCCCAGGATCATCTTCTAGCAGTGCAGTTCCACCCCGAGAAGTCCTCTAAGGCTGGACTTCAAATTCTAGATAACTTTGTGACGCTTGTCAGTGAACGG
This DNA window, taken from Synechococcales cyanobacterium T60_A2020_003, encodes the following:
- a CDS encoding IS5/IS1182 family transposase translates to YHRRSIAETTMFRFKTIFGGNLSARQFDNQAVELFIKCIALNRMIQIAKPDSYKVEA
- the hisH gene encoding imidazole glycerol phosphate synthase subunit HisH, which gives rise to MAQRSPVVAVVDYDMGNLHSACKGLEVAGAQTVVTDSYTDLLAADAVVLPGVGAFDPAIQHLRSRDLISPIQDIVASGKPFLGICLGLQILFEGSEEGREPGLGIVKGTVRRFQPEPGITIPHMGWNQLDLTQPHNPLWQNLPEHPWVYFVHSYYAAPAGPNVNAATITHGTQTATAAIAQDHLLAVQFHPEKSSKAGLQILDNFVTLVSERRLAAIAS